A region from the Candidatus Eremiobacteraceae bacterium genome encodes:
- a CDS encoding MarR family transcriptional regulator, with protein MAVNDAATVPERDEMQALRAGLDRFKKRFETLDIDAVFALVSLKRIATDLDGVAERMCKKFDFSVGRLNVLMALYASTDHSMQLSEIGDYLVVTRPNITGLIDGLVRDNFVERVDHPDDRRMVIARLTDFGQKFMAWFVPQHFANVSNMMSCLEPAELRQLAGYVQRLRQHLKTVDIRPYGDFKP; from the coding sequence ATGGCTGTGAATGACGCTGCGACGGTCCCCGAGCGTGACGAAATGCAGGCTCTCCGGGCCGGCCTCGATCGCTTCAAGAAGCGTTTCGAGACGCTCGACATCGATGCTGTGTTCGCCCTCGTATCCCTAAAGCGCATCGCCACCGACCTCGACGGCGTCGCCGAGCGGATGTGCAAGAAGTTCGACTTCTCGGTCGGGCGGTTAAATGTCCTAATGGCGCTGTATGCATCCACCGACCACTCGATGCAGCTCTCCGAAATCGGCGACTATCTCGTCGTCACCCGGCCGAACATCACCGGCCTCATCGACGGCCTCGTGCGCGATAACTTCGTGGAACGCGTGGACCATCCCGATGATCGCCGCATGGTCATAGCCCGGCTCACCGACTTCGGACAGAAATTCATGGCATGGTTCGTGCCCCAGCATTTTGCGAACGTCAGCAACATGATGAGCTGCCTCGAACCCGCCGAGCTGCGCCAACTGGCCGGATATGTCCAGCGGCTGCGCCAACACCTAAAGACGGTCGACATCCGGCCGTACGGAGACTTCAAACCATAA